The following are from one region of the Silene latifolia isolate original U9 population chromosome 9, ASM4854445v1, whole genome shotgun sequence genome:
- the LOC141600098 gene encoding YTH domain-containing protein ECT2-like isoform X1: MADAILTVSAGKNLSEAAKMMNQPLSPKSERIASSNPTADAAITGPSRNAIEPARAADAAADSNSIYPTYGSLEQTYFYGGYDSSASNWSGYPQYAGAEGLHVVPPQVIYGDNSSLGLHSPYGYNSQMAFGQYSPVSTPVPQLMVDNQLYSHQQLPVSPQYYPQPVGSSMSHMYTAIPVSHADIATPKGHMSVNVPHNHGFYNMHGMFGSGEYLSSPSNTTDGWRSLTSNPGYPQSVGSIGSFDPTVGQVTQHRPYPGYGLVPDYGHYPYDGSFQNSTFGGIPNSQSGATYRNRLNLDKARSQREQDSMFVISGDRNRGPRASKGKGKGTMGNGLVPGSESPKQNDVLDSTAKIDGSASGIDHGSYNSAEFPTNYENAKFFIIKSFSEDNIHRSVKYGVWASTPHGNRKLDAAYLEAKEKGNCPIFLLFSVNASGQFCGVAEMTGPVDFEKNAEYWQQDRWTGQFAVRWHIIKDVPNNKFRHILLENNDNKPVTHSRDSQEVKLDQGIEMLKIFKEYDVQTSILDDFEFYDEREKVLQERKNRQVAKPKPVGPESLTDEMLNISDRLDQALQLEESCKDIAATEKTSSPQQVSKV; this comes from the exons ATGGCGGATGCAATTCTTACCGTAag TGCAGGAAAGAATCTCAGTGAGGCAGCTAAGATGATGAATCAG CCACTTTCACCTAAAAGTGAAAGGATTGCTTCTAGCAATCCTACTGCAGATGCAGCCATCACAGGGCCTTCAAGGAATGCCATTGAACCCGCAAGAGCTGCAGATGCAGCTGCAGATAGTAATTCAATCTATCCCACCTATGGCTCTCTTGAGCAAACATACTTCTATGGAG GATACGATAGTAGCGCTAGCAATTGGAGTGGATACCCCCAGTATGCTGGTGCCGAGGGATTGCATGTCGTACCTCCG CAAGTCATCTATGGTGATAACTCCTCCCTTGGACTTCATTCCCCGTATGGCTATAATTCTCAAATGGCATTTGGACAGTATTCACCAGTCAGTACACCTGTGCCACAATTAATGGTTGATAACCAGCTTTATTCACATCAACAACTTCCAGTTTCTCCGCAGTACTACCCGCAGCCAGTTGGTAGCTCAATGTCACATATGTATACAGCAATTCCTGTTTCTCATGCTGACATAGCGACTCCTAAAG GGCATATGTCTGTGAATGTGCCGCATAATCACGGTTTCTATAACATGCATGGAATGTTTGGCTCTGGTGAATACTTGTCAAGTCCATCAAACACTACAGATGGGTGGAGATCTTTGACTTCTAATCCAGGATATCCGCAGTCAGTAGGCAGTATTGGTTCATTTGACCCCACAGTTGGACAG GTTACGCAGCATAGACCATATCCTGGATATGGCTTGGTACCAGATTATGGACATTATCCTTACGATGGATCATTCCAGAACTCCACCTTTGGTGGCATACCTAACTCTCAATCAGGGGCTACATATCGGAATCGTCTTAATTTGGATAAGGCAAGAAGTCAGAGGGAGCAGGATTCAATGTTTGTTATCTCAGGTGACCGCAATAGAGGACCAAGGGCATCAAAAGGGAAAGGAAAGGGAACCATGGGAAATGGTTTGGTGCCTGGCAGTGAAAGTCCTAAACAAAATGACGTATTGGATTCTACTGCTAAAATTGATGGATCAGCTTCTGGGATTGATCATGGATCCTACAACAGCGCTGAATTTCCTACAAACTATGAGAACGCAAAGTTTTTTATCATTAAGTCTTTTAGCGAAGATAATATACATAGAAGCGTCAAATATGGTGTTTGGGCAAGTACGCCTCATGGAAATAGAAAATTGGATGCCGCTTATCTGGAAGCAAAGGAGAAAGGAAACTGCCCCATCTTCCTGTTGTTTTCG GTTAATGCAAGCGGCCAGTTTTGTGGGGTTGCAGAAATGACAGGACCGGTGGATTTTGAGAAGAATGCAGAGTACTGGCAACAAGATAGATGGACTGGGCAGTTTGCAGTTCGTTGGCATATTATTAAGGATGTTCCTAACAACAAATTTAGGCACATTCTACTTGAGAATAATGATAACAAGCCAGTTACTCATAGCAGAGACTCACAAGAG GTCAAACTGGACCAGGGGATCGAGATGTTGAAGATATTTAAGGAATATGATGTGCAAACATCCATTCTTGATGACTTTGAATTTTATGATGAGAGGGAAAAGGTGTTGCAGGAAAGAAAGAATAGACAAGTAGCCAAACCAAAGCCAGTGGGTCCCGAGTCTCTGACCGATGAAATGTTGAATATTTCTGACAGATTAGATCAAGCTCTCCAACTAGAAGAGAGTTGTAAAGATATAGCCGCAACTGAGAAGACAAGCAGTCCCCAGCAGGTCAGTAAGGTGTAG
- the LOC141600098 gene encoding YTH domain-containing protein ECT2-like isoform X2 translates to MMNQPLSPKSERIASSNPTADAAITGPSRNAIEPARAADAAADSNSIYPTYGSLEQTYFYGGYDSSASNWSGYPQYAGAEGLHVVPPQVIYGDNSSLGLHSPYGYNSQMAFGQYSPVSTPVPQLMVDNQLYSHQQLPVSPQYYPQPVGSSMSHMYTAIPVSHADIATPKGHMSVNVPHNHGFYNMHGMFGSGEYLSSPSNTTDGWRSLTSNPGYPQSVGSIGSFDPTVGQVTQHRPYPGYGLVPDYGHYPYDGSFQNSTFGGIPNSQSGATYRNRLNLDKARSQREQDSMFVISGDRNRGPRASKGKGKGTMGNGLVPGSESPKQNDVLDSTAKIDGSASGIDHGSYNSAEFPTNYENAKFFIIKSFSEDNIHRSVKYGVWASTPHGNRKLDAAYLEAKEKGNCPIFLLFSVNASGQFCGVAEMTGPVDFEKNAEYWQQDRWTGQFAVRWHIIKDVPNNKFRHILLENNDNKPVTHSRDSQEVKLDQGIEMLKIFKEYDVQTSILDDFEFYDEREKVLQERKNRQVAKPKPVGPESLTDEMLNISDRLDQALQLEESCKDIAATEKTSSPQQVSKV, encoded by the exons ATGATGAATCAG CCACTTTCACCTAAAAGTGAAAGGATTGCTTCTAGCAATCCTACTGCAGATGCAGCCATCACAGGGCCTTCAAGGAATGCCATTGAACCCGCAAGAGCTGCAGATGCAGCTGCAGATAGTAATTCAATCTATCCCACCTATGGCTCTCTTGAGCAAACATACTTCTATGGAG GATACGATAGTAGCGCTAGCAATTGGAGTGGATACCCCCAGTATGCTGGTGCCGAGGGATTGCATGTCGTACCTCCG CAAGTCATCTATGGTGATAACTCCTCCCTTGGACTTCATTCCCCGTATGGCTATAATTCTCAAATGGCATTTGGACAGTATTCACCAGTCAGTACACCTGTGCCACAATTAATGGTTGATAACCAGCTTTATTCACATCAACAACTTCCAGTTTCTCCGCAGTACTACCCGCAGCCAGTTGGTAGCTCAATGTCACATATGTATACAGCAATTCCTGTTTCTCATGCTGACATAGCGACTCCTAAAG GGCATATGTCTGTGAATGTGCCGCATAATCACGGTTTCTATAACATGCATGGAATGTTTGGCTCTGGTGAATACTTGTCAAGTCCATCAAACACTACAGATGGGTGGAGATCTTTGACTTCTAATCCAGGATATCCGCAGTCAGTAGGCAGTATTGGTTCATTTGACCCCACAGTTGGACAG GTTACGCAGCATAGACCATATCCTGGATATGGCTTGGTACCAGATTATGGACATTATCCTTACGATGGATCATTCCAGAACTCCACCTTTGGTGGCATACCTAACTCTCAATCAGGGGCTACATATCGGAATCGTCTTAATTTGGATAAGGCAAGAAGTCAGAGGGAGCAGGATTCAATGTTTGTTATCTCAGGTGACCGCAATAGAGGACCAAGGGCATCAAAAGGGAAAGGAAAGGGAACCATGGGAAATGGTTTGGTGCCTGGCAGTGAAAGTCCTAAACAAAATGACGTATTGGATTCTACTGCTAAAATTGATGGATCAGCTTCTGGGATTGATCATGGATCCTACAACAGCGCTGAATTTCCTACAAACTATGAGAACGCAAAGTTTTTTATCATTAAGTCTTTTAGCGAAGATAATATACATAGAAGCGTCAAATATGGTGTTTGGGCAAGTACGCCTCATGGAAATAGAAAATTGGATGCCGCTTATCTGGAAGCAAAGGAGAAAGGAAACTGCCCCATCTTCCTGTTGTTTTCG GTTAATGCAAGCGGCCAGTTTTGTGGGGTTGCAGAAATGACAGGACCGGTGGATTTTGAGAAGAATGCAGAGTACTGGCAACAAGATAGATGGACTGGGCAGTTTGCAGTTCGTTGGCATATTATTAAGGATGTTCCTAACAACAAATTTAGGCACATTCTACTTGAGAATAATGATAACAAGCCAGTTACTCATAGCAGAGACTCACAAGAG GTCAAACTGGACCAGGGGATCGAGATGTTGAAGATATTTAAGGAATATGATGTGCAAACATCCATTCTTGATGACTTTGAATTTTATGATGAGAGGGAAAAGGTGTTGCAGGAAAGAAAGAATAGACAAGTAGCCAAACCAAAGCCAGTGGGTCCCGAGTCTCTGACCGATGAAATGTTGAATATTTCTGACAGATTAGATCAAGCTCTCCAACTAGAAGAGAGTTGTAAAGATATAGCCGCAACTGAGAAGACAAGCAGTCCCCAGCAGGTCAGTAAGGTGTAG